A genome region from Streptomyces xanthophaeus includes the following:
- a CDS encoding aKG-HExxH-type peptide beta-hydroxylase — protein MTDALTAFTVSSPTLRALASTEPSVEGTRLVRDVRRSKRLLLLRAVLDAAPGGRSGETADHWALLEEAERRDAAAVRDVLHYPATGVWAEETLRRLHAPCGAPPDLGHLGALAVAAALRAGIPFSHTLRPLHGRLVLPTLGLLRPDRPGPLALSERSWDPDDPATVPLHALPGGRTALDDLDPYRAPGPGQPAPVRPARRLTPKGHKRWDTQWSGALTLLRRYDTIRAEETVQLLRSVVPLAGGSRSSGATLPAAAGSVLARAQAPPALAATLVHEVQHGKLTALTDVLTLHTADHTPRHWAPWRSDPRPLEGLLHGAYAHLALAGYWQRAALYGARGAWAQHARIRAQVAAVLPTLRAHEQLTTAGREFTDAMGAAERAMDDLPPPGDQHTAARRAVDRERRAWCEAHPELAPFAHG, from the coding sequence ATGACCGACGCCCTCACCGCCTTCACCGTCTCCTCACCCACCCTGCGCGCCCTCGCCTCCACCGAACCCTCCGTGGAAGGCACCCGCCTGGTCCGCGACGTACGCCGCTCCAAGCGCCTGCTCCTGCTGCGCGCGGTCCTCGACGCCGCCCCCGGCGGCCGGTCCGGGGAGACCGCCGACCACTGGGCCCTCCTGGAGGAGGCCGAGCGCCGCGACGCGGCCGCCGTGCGCGACGTCCTGCACTACCCGGCCACCGGGGTGTGGGCCGAGGAGACCCTGCGCCGGCTGCACGCCCCCTGCGGCGCTCCGCCCGACCTCGGACACCTCGGGGCCCTCGCCGTCGCCGCCGCCCTGCGCGCCGGGATCCCCTTCAGCCACACCCTGCGGCCCCTGCACGGCCGGCTCGTCCTGCCCACCCTCGGACTGCTGCGTCCGGACCGCCCCGGCCCGCTCGCCCTCTCCGAACGCTCCTGGGACCCCGACGACCCCGCCACCGTGCCCCTGCACGCCCTGCCCGGCGGCCGGACCGCCCTCGACGACCTCGACCCCTACCGGGCACCCGGCCCCGGGCAGCCGGCCCCCGTCCGCCCCGCCCGCCGGCTCACGCCCAAGGGCCACAAGCGGTGGGACACCCAGTGGTCCGGCGCGCTCACCCTGCTCCGGCGCTACGACACCATCCGCGCCGAGGAGACCGTCCAGCTGCTGCGCTCCGTCGTACCGCTGGCCGGCGGCTCCCGCTCCAGCGGTGCCACCCTCCCTGCGGCCGCGGGCTCCGTACTCGCCCGCGCCCAGGCCCCGCCCGCGCTCGCCGCGACCCTCGTGCACGAGGTCCAGCACGGCAAACTGACCGCCCTCACCGACGTGCTGACCCTGCACACCGCCGATCACACGCCCCGCCACTGGGCCCCCTGGCGCAGCGACCCCCGCCCCCTGGAGGGCCTGCTGCACGGCGCCTACGCCCACCTGGCCCTCGCCGGGTACTGGCAGCGCGCCGCCCTCTACGGGGCCCGCGGCGCCTGGGCCCAGCACGCCCGGATCCGCGCACAGGTGGCCGCCGTCCTGCCCACCCTGCGGGCGCACGAACAACTGACGACCGCGGGGCGGGAGTTCACCGACGCGATGGGGGCCGCCGAACGCGCCATGGACGACCTGCCGCCGCCAGGCGACCAGCACACCGCAGCCCGCCGCGCCGTCGACCGCGAACGCCGCGCCTGGTGCGAGGCACACCCCGAACTCGCGCCGTTCGCACACGGCTGA
- a CDS encoding FxsB family cyclophane-forming radical SAM/SPASM peptide maturase — protein MRRAVTSGTPLPAPPDPTAPPEPTAPPEPTAPPGPTAPPGPTAPPGPDPHAEPAPPPGPDLHAEPAPHAGPADALPAVPAEAAAAGQRLRHARYAPWPYTRLDVAAARAAGHRPHPIRQFVLKTRSRCNLACTYCYVYEMADQGWRDQPPAMTPATTARAAQRIAEHAAAHDLPRIDLVLHGGEPLLTAPAQLAAPVEAVRAAVAGAAPRTRVTATVQTNGTLLTRGRLAALAAAGIRVGVSLDGGLPVHNTRRVDHAGRPGFASAARGLRLLARHPQSYAGVLCVVDLDHDPVETYESLLAFAPPSIGLLLPLANWSDPPPGHHPGRTPYADWLLAVFERWWHDGVRRTRIRLFEEIIALLLGLPTTTETLGLTPAATAVIETDGSIEQADSLKSAYEGAAATGMTLDTHSFDQLLDHPGLAARQLGRDALAARCRACDLVDVCGGGHYPHRYRAGEGFRQPSVYCADLQPLIRHIAAAVQQAAQTARPAAEGRPAEAPAPVVPAAEAPTTEGATPPAATPPAAAPPAVHPPAVAS, from the coding sequence ATGCGGCGAGCGGTCACGAGCGGAACCCCGCTGCCCGCGCCCCCCGACCCCACCGCGCCCCCTGAGCCCACCGCGCCCCCTGAGCCCACCGCGCCTCCCGGCCCCACCGCGCCTCCCGGCCCCACCGCGCCCCCCGGCCCCGACCCGCACGCCGAGCCTGCCCCGCCCCCCGGCCCCGACCTGCACGCCGAGCCTGCCCCGCACGCCGGCCCCGCCGACGCGCTTCCCGCCGTGCCCGCCGAAGCGGCGGCCGCCGGCCAGCGGCTGCGTCACGCCCGGTACGCGCCCTGGCCCTACACCCGGCTCGACGTGGCCGCCGCGCGGGCCGCGGGCCACCGGCCCCACCCGATACGCCAGTTCGTCCTCAAGACCCGCAGCCGCTGCAACCTCGCCTGCACCTACTGCTACGTCTACGAGATGGCCGACCAGGGCTGGCGCGACCAGCCGCCCGCCATGACCCCCGCCACCACCGCCCGCGCCGCGCAGCGGATCGCCGAGCACGCCGCCGCCCACGACCTGCCCCGGATCGACCTCGTCCTGCACGGCGGCGAACCGCTGCTCACCGCCCCCGCCCAACTGGCCGCGCCCGTGGAAGCCGTCCGGGCCGCCGTGGCCGGGGCCGCCCCGCGCACCCGGGTCACCGCCACCGTCCAGACCAACGGCACCCTGCTCACCCGCGGCCGCCTCGCCGCCCTGGCCGCCGCCGGGATCCGCGTCGGCGTCAGCCTCGACGGCGGGCTGCCCGTGCACAACACCCGCCGGGTGGACCACGCCGGACGGCCCGGCTTCGCGTCCGCCGCCCGCGGCCTGCGGCTGCTGGCCCGCCATCCGCAGAGCTACGCCGGGGTGCTCTGCGTCGTCGATCTCGACCACGACCCGGTGGAGACCTACGAGTCCCTGCTCGCCTTCGCCCCGCCCAGCATCGGGCTGCTCCTGCCGCTCGCGAACTGGAGCGATCCGCCTCCCGGCCACCACCCGGGCCGGACCCCGTACGCGGACTGGCTCCTCGCCGTCTTCGAGCGCTGGTGGCACGACGGCGTACGGCGCACCCGGATCCGGCTCTTCGAGGAGATCATCGCCCTGCTGCTCGGCCTGCCCACCACCACCGAGACCCTCGGGCTCACGCCCGCCGCCACCGCCGTGATCGAGACCGACGGCTCCATCGAACAGGCCGACTCACTGAAATCCGCGTACGAGGGGGCCGCCGCGACCGGGATGACCCTCGACACCCACAGCTTCGACCAGCTCCTCGACCACCCCGGACTCGCCGCCCGCCAGCTCGGCCGGGACGCGCTCGCCGCCCGGTGCCGCGCCTGCGACCTGGTCGACGTGTGCGGCGGAGGGCACTACCCGCACCGCTACCGCGCCGGCGAGGGCTTCCGCCAGCCGTCCGTGTACTGCGCCGACCTCCAGCCCCTGATCCGGCACATCGCCGCCGCCGTCCAACAGGCCGCGCAGACCGCCCGGCCCGCCGCCGAAGGCCGCCCCGCCGAAGCCCCCGCGCCCGTCGTCCCCGCCGCCGAAGCCCCCACGACCGAAGGCGCCACACCCCCCGCCGCCACACCCCCCGCCGCCGCTCCCCCCGCCGTCCACCCCCCGGCGGTCGCCTCATGA
- the fxsA gene encoding FxSxx-COOH cyclophane-containing RiPP peptide, whose protein sequence is MATKQQEVAAATPGCPGRLPDLSGLDLAALRGIDHPVLAQVIEGMVERVTHPAEILNAFDSSVA, encoded by the coding sequence ATGGCGACGAAGCAGCAGGAAGTGGCGGCGGCGACCCCGGGATGCCCGGGGCGGCTGCCGGATCTCTCCGGGCTGGACCTGGCGGCGCTGCGCGGGATCGACCATCCCGTGCTGGCCCAGGTGATCGAGGGCATGGTCGAGCGGGTGACCCATCCCGCGGAGATCCTCAACGCCTTCGACTCCAGCGTGGCCTGA
- a CDS encoding SAV_2336 N-terminal domain-related protein, with the protein MASAGAPGVRELAALLRAAGLDPSAGEIADALWLAGHIGGPAQAAPGGPGPGGPQTAPEEPGGEPAEPVRAETEADAPVGLYAPGAARADGAAGERPQESPEEYGVPVRVPGAAALPRILDIQRALRALQRHRPPGPPTRLVIDEAATAEASARALGLVIPVLRPASRREATVRLVMDASPSMAVWQDMFEELRSVCERLGAFRDVQVHYLHRLADGTAALGRSPAPGCVRASGLRSGDQLRDPTGRALTMVVSDCAGPLWREGTAQRLLHRWAECTPCMVVQPLPQRLWGRSWLPTERGTLTRPEGGGQRLTFRPDRPPLPGRPTGGLTVPVLPPSATALGTWARLLAGLTAGPVPAEVGRVLAGHPAAPLPPPRAVRPPRELVARFRSSAAPRAVQLAVYLSAAPLTLPVMRLVQRTMLPDSEPSDLAEVLLSGLLRRSGPGPGHWYEFVPGVQDVLLGPLGRDEAALVLKHCSEYVLAHFGRGVRNFPALAVSQLTGTPPAVADPGPEEDERAPEGRLPQAFAQVSAKVVRRYLPGMPQEGPAVRRPPAAPVPTRAGAVRAARDRLADADADGDGGARALYEAVAVLRRAVTAPAGPGDPPEEAETELAGALLRLWAAQRDPELLAEAERAVTGLRTARAGAVLGRVLYERALAAGPDAELLAAADMQFAAAGAAADPELRRDCAVRRAETLIRLSGLRDEAGALREARAALEPLAGRAPGADPAAAPGPDGGPDGATDGAPDGGPAPYPELHLALGRVLLALLPRTPDAAERTALAAQAAARLAAALTAPPGAHGRTGPGTGQVRVELADALRHLPGRLEEAAGQLEAALAEAGGDPELRVAALVCLARVHRERYARDADPTALEDAAEAYARARRLIPRDAEAFGELLPEWGDVLLDRARAADGRRFTGAAVRVLRDSRAAVPQSDPGAAHRLLRLATGLRLRHTYEGDPVDLREAEYLLELAVRHSRDPLEQARIWRDHGDVQQEIHGHTRALERLDRAADSYRRAWRAALEADVEEREDTAVQLAARVQQLRGDVLERLARPRAALDAYRSALELWTRTREGAAGRSEAVRARILALEAGL; encoded by the coding sequence GTGGCATCCGCCGGCGCGCCCGGCGTCCGTGAACTGGCCGCGCTGCTGCGCGCCGCCGGGCTCGACCCGTCCGCCGGGGAGATCGCCGACGCCCTGTGGCTGGCCGGGCACATCGGCGGGCCCGCGCAGGCCGCCCCGGGCGGGCCGGGGCCGGGCGGCCCGCAGACCGCGCCCGAGGAACCGGGCGGGGAGCCCGCCGAGCCCGTACGCGCAGAGACGGAGGCCGACGCGCCGGTCGGGCTCTACGCCCCCGGGGCGGCCCGGGCCGACGGCGCCGCCGGGGAACGGCCGCAGGAGTCGCCCGAGGAATACGGAGTGCCCGTGCGCGTGCCCGGGGCCGCCGCGCTGCCCCGCATCCTCGACATCCAGCGGGCCCTGCGCGCCCTCCAGCGGCACCGCCCGCCCGGCCCGCCCACCCGGCTGGTGATCGACGAGGCGGCCACCGCCGAGGCCAGCGCCCGCGCCCTCGGACTGGTCATCCCGGTGCTCCGGCCGGCGAGCCGGCGCGAGGCGACCGTACGGCTGGTGATGGACGCGTCCCCGTCCATGGCCGTCTGGCAGGACATGTTCGAGGAACTGCGGTCCGTGTGCGAGCGGTTGGGTGCCTTCCGGGACGTCCAGGTGCACTATCTGCACCGCCTCGCCGACGGCACGGCAGCGCTCGGCCGCAGCCCCGCACCCGGCTGCGTACGCGCCTCCGGCCTGCGCTCCGGTGACCAGTTGCGGGACCCGACCGGCCGGGCCCTGACCATGGTGGTCTCCGACTGCGCCGGGCCGCTGTGGCGCGAGGGCACGGCACAGCGGCTGCTGCATCGGTGGGCCGAGTGCACCCCGTGCATGGTCGTCCAGCCGCTGCCGCAGCGGCTGTGGGGGCGCAGCTGGCTGCCCACCGAGCGGGGCACGCTCACCCGGCCGGAGGGCGGCGGGCAAAGGCTCACGTTCCGGCCGGACCGGCCGCCGCTGCCGGGGCGGCCCACGGGCGGGCTGACGGTGCCGGTGCTGCCGCCGAGCGCGACCGCCCTCGGGACCTGGGCCCGGCTGCTGGCCGGGCTGACGGCCGGGCCCGTACCGGCCGAGGTGGGCCGGGTACTGGCCGGCCATCCGGCCGCGCCCCTGCCGCCGCCGCGCGCGGTGCGGCCGCCGCGCGAACTGGTGGCGCGGTTCCGCTCCTCGGCCGCGCCCCGGGCCGTACAGCTCGCGGTGTACCTGTCGGCGGCGCCGCTGACGCTGCCCGTGATGCGGCTCGTGCAGCGCACGATGCTGCCGGACTCCGAACCCTCCGACCTGGCGGAGGTGCTGCTGAGCGGGCTGCTGCGGCGCAGCGGGCCCGGACCGGGGCACTGGTACGAGTTCGTCCCCGGGGTGCAGGACGTACTGCTGGGGCCGCTGGGGCGGGACGAGGCCGCGCTGGTGCTCAAGCACTGCTCGGAGTACGTGCTGGCGCACTTCGGCCGGGGCGTACGGAACTTCCCCGCGCTCGCCGTCTCCCAGCTGACCGGGACCCCGCCGGCGGTCGCCGACCCCGGACCCGAGGAGGACGAGCGGGCGCCCGAGGGCCGGCTCCCGCAGGCCTTCGCACAGGTTTCGGCCAAAGTCGTACGGCGCTACCTGCCCGGGATGCCGCAGGAGGGCCCCGCGGTACGCCGGCCCCCAGCGGCCCCGGTGCCCACCCGGGCCGGGGCCGTGCGCGCCGCCCGGGACCGGCTCGCGGACGCCGACGCCGACGGGGACGGCGGCGCGCGGGCGCTGTACGAGGCCGTGGCGGTGCTCCGGCGGGCGGTGACGGCCCCGGCGGGACCCGGCGATCCCCCGGAGGAGGCGGAGACCGAGCTGGCGGGGGCGCTGCTGCGGCTGTGGGCGGCCCAGCGGGACCCGGAGCTCCTGGCCGAGGCGGAACGGGCCGTGACCGGGCTGCGGACGGCACGGGCGGGGGCGGTGCTCGGCCGGGTGCTGTACGAGCGCGCGCTGGCCGCCGGACCGGACGCGGAGCTGCTGGCGGCGGCGGACATGCAGTTCGCGGCGGCCGGAGCCGCGGCCGACCCGGAACTGCGCCGGGACTGCGCGGTGCGGCGTGCGGAGACCCTGATCCGGCTGAGCGGGCTGCGGGACGAGGCGGGCGCGCTGCGCGAGGCCCGGGCTGCCCTCGAACCCCTGGCGGGCCGGGCGCCGGGCGCGGACCCGGCCGCCGCACCCGGCCCGGACGGCGGCCCGGACGGCGCCACGGACGGCGCCCCCGACGGCGGCCCGGCCCCGTACCCCGAGCTGCACCTGGCCCTCGGCCGCGTCCTGCTGGCCCTGCTGCCCCGCACCCCGGACGCGGCCGAGCGCACGGCCCTGGCCGCACAGGCCGCGGCCCGCCTCGCCGCGGCCCTGACCGCCCCGCCCGGCGCCCATGGCCGCACCGGCCCGGGCACCGGCCAGGTACGGGTGGAACTCGCCGACGCGCTGCGCCACCTGCCCGGCAGGCTGGAGGAGGCCGCCGGGCAGCTGGAGGCGGCCCTGGCCGAGGCGGGTGGGGACCCGGAGCTGCGGGTGGCCGCCCTGGTGTGCCTGGCGCGCGTACACCGGGAGCGCTACGCGCGGGACGCCGACCCGACGGCACTGGAGGACGCGGCCGAGGCGTACGCCCGGGCCCGCCGGCTGATCCCCCGCGACGCGGAGGCCTTCGGGGAACTGCTGCCCGAGTGGGGCGACGTACTCCTGGACCGGGCCCGGGCCGCCGACGGGCGGCGGTTCACCGGGGCCGCCGTACGCGTCCTGCGCGACAGCCGGGCCGCGGTCCCGCAGTCCGACCCCGGCGCGGCCCACCGGCTGCTGCGGCTGGCCACGGGGCTGCGGCTGCGGCACACGTACGAGGGCGACCCGGTGGACCTGCGGGAGGCCGAGTACCTGCTGGAACTGGCCGTCCGGCACAGCCGCGACCCGCTGGAACAGGCCCGCATCTGGCGGGACCACGGCGACGTCCAGCAGGAGATCCACGGCCACACCCGGGCGCTGGAGCGCCTCGACCGGGCGGCGGACTCCTACCGGAGGGCCTGGCGGGCCGCCCTGGAGGCCGACGTGGAGGAGCGCGAGGACACCGCCGTCCAGCTGGCCGCCCGGGTACAGCAGTTGCGCGGTGACGTGCTGGAACGCCTCGCCCGGCCCCGCGCGGCCCTGGACGCGTACCGCTCGGCGCTGGAGCTGTGGACGCGGACCCGCGAGGGGGCCGCAGGGCGCTCGGAGGCGGTACGCGCGCGGATCCTGGCCCTGGAGGCCGGGCTCTGA
- a CDS encoding AAA family ATPase: MNDEWLIYRGVGEPHDGIDALPDPPPWRDFDGGPVAEPGGPAQAADGNVARRLGAHRQAAELHRPEPEELEAINAALYLRRPLLVTGFPGTGKSTLAHAVAHELKLGRVLRWPVVSRTVLQDGLYRYDALARLQDVQIAASGGGGPAASQDTGVPGIGKYIRLGPLGTALLPTARPRVLLIDELDKSDIDLPNDLLNVLEEGEFALPELERVADSEPEVQVLTDDGTKVTVRGGRVRCRAFPFIILTSNGERDFPAALLRRCIQLKLGQPGEKRLATMVRAHLGEEAARLGADLIREFLSRSQSELVAADQLLNAVYLTHYAAPPTREDLADLLIQRLDRPR; this comes from the coding sequence ATGAATGACGAGTGGCTCATATACCGCGGGGTGGGCGAGCCCCACGACGGGATCGACGCCCTGCCCGACCCGCCCCCCTGGCGGGACTTCGACGGCGGCCCCGTCGCGGAACCGGGCGGTCCGGCCCAGGCCGCCGACGGCAACGTGGCCCGGCGGCTCGGGGCGCACCGGCAGGCCGCCGAGCTGCACCGGCCGGAACCGGAGGAGCTGGAGGCCATCAACGCCGCCCTCTACCTGCGGCGGCCGCTGCTCGTCACCGGCTTCCCCGGCACCGGGAAGTCCACCCTCGCGCACGCCGTCGCCCACGAGCTGAAGCTGGGGCGCGTGCTCCGGTGGCCGGTGGTGTCCCGCACCGTGCTCCAGGACGGCCTGTACCGGTACGACGCCCTGGCCCGGCTGCAGGACGTCCAGATCGCCGCGAGCGGCGGAGGCGGCCCGGCCGCCTCCCAGGACACCGGGGTCCCCGGCATCGGGAAGTACATCCGGCTCGGGCCGCTCGGCACCGCCCTGCTGCCGACCGCCCGGCCCCGCGTCCTGCTCATCGACGAGCTCGACAAGAGCGACATCGACCTCCCCAACGACCTGCTGAACGTGCTGGAGGAAGGGGAGTTCGCCCTCCCCGAGCTGGAACGGGTCGCCGACAGCGAGCCCGAGGTCCAGGTGCTCACCGACGACGGGACCAAGGTCACCGTCCGCGGCGGCCGCGTGCGCTGCCGGGCCTTCCCCTTCATCATCCTGACCAGCAACGGGGAACGGGACTTCCCCGCCGCCCTGTTACGCCGCTGCATCCAGCTGAAGCTCGGGCAGCCCGGCGAGAAACGGCTCGCCACCATGGTCCGCGCCCACCTCGGCGAGGAGGCCGCCCGCCTCGGGGCCGACCTGATCCGGGAGTTCCTCAGCCGCTCCCAGTCCGAGCTGGTCGCCGCCGACCAGCTGCTCAACGCCGTCTACCTGACCCACTACGCCGCCCCGCCCACCCGGGAGGACCTCGCGGACCTGCTCATCCAGCGCCTCGACCGTCCGAGGTGA
- a CDS encoding trypsin-like peptidase domain-containing protein produces MPNERGVRMTDGRTTGSARAFELLEPLVQAATVRVHAPPGGYETPRSHRTGPTWGSGFFIAPGWVLTCAHVVGEGGAAVRLTGREVGITFSAGSITGTVTGRVECVLPERLEERRPGRHALWDLPDLALVRVLAPVSHACVWLTDRSRPRFDEVAYFGCTEDLGTPEITGRTTRLRGTAGNGAAIRLGDDDEIEPGMSGGPVVDLARGEVVGVLKARRQAGGGGLAVSVVQLRTLPMAARGQVGLYRRIMQAHDLYHYDQHLSDLDNRRTWTDVHGELPPEEGDPYAGRGRLTPGERTTLYGLLAELPPPGSSEVVRALVEEARGEEPDPLPPAPLSWRDGLGLLHDPPGGTGEAAAMLRYATDVSVAEYREPVTPGADEELWDWVRATAERLWRPLRRELGERHERGLAERERRRRASAGRTAHGPARRSGGLPPGASVLLEVWAHGWEDVYDWRVSVLAGPAHAGRVTPVDSGVRATLAGLPEALRAPLAEGFRRCDTHEAAALLEVAVAPALFGLAVDEWVVVGGVPLGVQRPVVLRHPAGANPGAVSTGAASPGAAGPGAGGAREHPADREGTDASARWARVQAGPLQDERADCIRGRPRSPAAEWLSGLPDNTVPVHCRAADQEPTLGSLHAVRDAGYGVVVTRRPPPDPGASCAPFHRGLREELADAGRAEVLPVRLQNLRGRAYGADPDAYWAAGTGLVWEDPARPLPDEEPLQGDL; encoded by the coding sequence ATGCCCAACGAGCGGGGGGTGCGGATGACGGACGGGCGCACGACCGGGTCCGCGCGCGCCTTCGAGCTTCTGGAGCCCCTCGTCCAGGCGGCGACCGTACGCGTTCACGCCCCGCCGGGCGGGTATGAGACCCCTCGCAGTCATCGGACCGGTCCCACGTGGGGGAGCGGCTTCTTCATCGCCCCCGGCTGGGTCCTGACGTGTGCGCACGTGGTCGGCGAAGGGGGTGCTGCGGTGCGTCTGACGGGACGCGAGGTCGGCATCACCTTTTCCGCCGGGAGCATCACCGGCACGGTCACCGGGCGCGTGGAGTGCGTCCTGCCCGAGCGGCTGGAGGAGCGGCGGCCCGGCCGGCACGCCCTGTGGGACCTGCCCGACCTCGCGCTGGTCAGGGTGCTGGCCCCCGTCTCGCACGCCTGCGTGTGGCTGACCGACCGTTCCAGACCGCGTTTCGACGAGGTCGCCTACTTCGGCTGCACCGAGGACCTCGGCACCCCCGAGATCACCGGCCGCACCACCCGGCTGCGCGGCACCGCCGGGAACGGCGCGGCCATCCGGCTCGGCGACGACGACGAGATCGAGCCCGGCATGTCCGGCGGGCCCGTGGTGGACCTCGCCCGCGGCGAGGTCGTCGGCGTGCTCAAGGCCCGGCGGCAGGCCGGCGGCGGCGGGCTCGCCGTCTCCGTCGTACAGCTGCGCACCCTGCCGATGGCCGCGCGGGGCCAGGTCGGGCTCTACCGCCGGATCATGCAGGCCCACGACCTGTACCACTACGACCAGCACCTCAGCGATCTCGACAACCGCCGGACCTGGACGGACGTGCACGGCGAACTCCCGCCGGAGGAGGGCGACCCGTACGCCGGCCGGGGCCGGCTCACCCCCGGCGAACGCACCACCCTGTACGGGCTGCTGGCCGAACTGCCGCCGCCCGGCTCCTCCGAGGTCGTACGCGCCCTGGTCGAGGAGGCGCGCGGCGAGGAGCCGGACCCGCTGCCGCCGGCCCCGCTGAGCTGGCGCGACGGGCTGGGCCTGCTGCACGACCCGCCCGGCGGGACGGGCGAGGCCGCGGCGATGCTCCGGTACGCGACGGACGTGAGCGTGGCCGAGTACCGGGAGCCGGTCACGCCGGGCGCGGACGAGGAGCTGTGGGACTGGGTACGGGCCACGGCCGAGCGGCTGTGGCGGCCGCTGCGGCGTGAGCTGGGCGAGCGCCACGAGCGGGGCCTCGCCGAGCGCGAGCGGCGCCGCCGGGCCTCGGCCGGGCGGACGGCGCACGGCCCGGCGCGGCGGTCCGGCGGGCTGCCGCCCGGGGCCTCGGTGCTGCTGGAGGTCTGGGCGCACGGCTGGGAGGACGTCTACGACTGGCGGGTCTCGGTGCTGGCCGGTCCCGCGCACGCCGGGCGGGTGACACCCGTGGACTCGGGCGTACGGGCCACCCTGGCGGGCCTGCCGGAGGCCTTACGGGCCCCGCTCGCCGAGGGCTTCCGGCGCTGCGACACCCACGAGGCGGCGGCCCTGCTCGAAGTGGCCGTGGCTCCCGCGCTGTTCGGGCTCGCGGTGGACGAATGGGTGGTGGTGGGCGGCGTACCGCTCGGCGTGCAGCGGCCGGTGGTCCTGCGTCACCCCGCCGGAGCGAACCCGGGCGCCGTGAGCACGGGCGCAGCGAGCCCGGGCGCCGCCGGCCCGGGCGCGGGCGGGGCCCGGGAGCACCCCGCCGACCGCGAGGGCACCGACGCGTCCGCACGCTGGGCACGGGTCCAGGCAGGACCGCTGCAGGACGAACGCGCCGACTGCATAAGGGGACGCCCGCGCAGCCCCGCCGCCGAGTGGCTGAGCGGACTCCCCGACAACACCGTGCCGGTGCACTGCCGGGCGGCCGACCAGGAGCCCACGCTCGGGTCGCTGCACGCGGTACGGGACGCCGGGTACGGGGTGGTGGTCACCCGCCGGCCACCGCCGGACCCGGGGGCCTCGTGCGCGCCCTTCCACCGAGGGCTGCGGGAGGAACTGGCCGACGCCGGGCGGGCGGAGGTGCTCCCGGTACGCCTGCAGAACCTGCGGGGGCGGGCCTACGGGGCGGATCCCGACGCCTACTGGGCGGCCGGGACGGGGCTGGTGTGGGAGGACCCGGCGCGGCCGCTGCCGGACGAGGAGCCCCTCCAGGGCGACCTGTGA
- a CDS encoding DUF6104 family protein, with protein sequence MYFTDRGIEELEKRRGEEEVTFEWLAEQLRTFVDLNPDFEVPVERLATWLARLDDDEDADDE encoded by the coding sequence TTGTACTTCACCGATCGCGGCATCGAGGAGCTGGAGAAGCGGCGCGGCGAGGAGGAGGTCACCTTCGAGTGGCTCGCCGAGCAGCTGCGCACCTTCGTCGACCTGAACCCGGACTTCGAGGTCCCGGTGGAACGCCTGGCCACGTGGCTGGCCCGGCTGGACGACGACGAGGACGCGGACGACGAGTGA
- the sodN gene encoding superoxide dismutase, Ni has product MLSRLFAPKAKVSAHCDLPCGVYDPAQARIEAESVKAVQEKYQANEDADFRARAITIKEQRAELAKHHVSVLWSDYFKPPHFEKYPQLHTLVNDTLKALSAAKASNDPATGAKALELIAEIDRIFWETKAA; this is encoded by the coding sequence ATGCTTTCCCGCCTCTTCGCCCCCAAGGCGAAGGTCTCCGCCCACTGCGATCTTCCGTGCGGCGTGTACGACCCTGCCCAGGCCCGCATCGAGGCCGAGTCCGTCAAGGCCGTGCAGGAGAAGTACCAGGCCAACGAAGACGCCGACTTCCGCGCGCGCGCCATCACCATCAAGGAGCAGCGCGCCGAGCTCGCCAAGCACCACGTCTCGGTGCTGTGGAGCGACTACTTCAAGCCCCCGCACTTCGAGAAGTACCCGCAGCTGCACACCCTGGTCAACGACACCCTGAAGGCCCTTTCGGCCGCCAAGGCGTCGAACGACCCGGCGACCGGCGCGAAGGCTCTTGAGCTCATCGCCGAGATCGACCGCATCTTCTGGGAGACCAAGGCCGCCTGA
- the sodX gene encoding nickel-type superoxide dismutase maturation protease, whose protein sequence is MVENGRPRKRFGVVDVTGASMVPTLLNGDQLVVRYGAAVRPGDVVVLRHPLQQDLLVVKRAVERRPGGSWWVLGDNPYNETGDSTVYGAVPAELVLATAVLRFRPREEDQRSLRARLSWAVSALRPLRADSSASSRLRAR, encoded by the coding sequence ATGGTGGAGAACGGGCGCCCGCGCAAGCGGTTCGGGGTGGTGGACGTGACGGGGGCGTCGATGGTGCCCACGCTGCTGAACGGGGACCAGCTGGTGGTCCGGTACGGGGCTGCCGTACGGCCGGGCGACGTGGTCGTGCTGCGGCATCCGCTCCAGCAGGACCTGCTGGTGGTCAAGCGCGCGGTGGAGCGGCGGCCGGGCGGCAGCTGGTGGGTGCTCGGCGACAACCCGTACAACGAGACCGGCGACAGCACCGTCTACGGCGCGGTGCCCGCGGAGCTGGTGCTGGCGACGGCGGTGCTGCGCTTCAGGCCGCGCGAGGAGGATCAGCGTTCGCTGAGGGCCCGGCTGTCCTGGGCGGTCTCGGCGCTGCGCCCGCTGCGGGCGGACTCCTCGGCCTCCAGCCGCTTGCGGGCGCGGTAG